A single Chloroflexota bacterium DNA region contains:
- a CDS encoding alcohol dehydrogenase catalytic domain-containing protein — translation MADLMDAVVCYGPQDYRVEQAPMPVMTDASMILRTAASGICASDIKCYDGAGHFWGSETRRPYVITPVVPGHEFSGYVEAVDPAVAEQHGLQAGDLVVVEQIVPCWQCRFCTRGHYWMCQVNYIFGFKGGICDGGMATHVRVPRNAIVHKVPDGLTAEQAAYVEPLGCALHAVERGEIEVGDTVVVAGLGNIGLCMLQAARLYSPGKLIGIDLHPRRRALATEFGADVVLDPTDPGAMEAVLDLTDGYGCDVYIEATGHPSGVTQGLDMVRKLGTFVEFSVFGDDVVADWTIIGDRKELNIHGAHLSPYTYPLAMDLLLQEKVTVDPLISHTFPISAFPDAIEAAHNNAEGMKVMIVP, via the coding sequence ATGGCGGACTTGATGGATGCGGTGGTCTGTTACGGGCCGCAAGACTATCGGGTGGAGCAGGCGCCGATGCCGGTCATGACGGATGCGTCCATGATTCTGCGCACGGCTGCGAGCGGCATTTGCGCCAGCGACATCAAGTGCTACGACGGCGCGGGGCACTTCTGGGGCAGCGAGACCCGCCGCCCTTACGTGATTACGCCGGTGGTGCCCGGGCATGAGTTTAGCGGGTACGTCGAGGCTGTCGATCCGGCGGTGGCGGAGCAGCACGGCTTGCAAGCAGGCGACCTGGTCGTGGTGGAGCAGATCGTGCCCTGCTGGCAGTGCCGCTTCTGCACACGCGGCCACTACTGGATGTGCCAGGTCAATTATATTTTCGGTTTCAAGGGCGGTATCTGTGATGGCGGCATGGCCACGCACGTACGCGTGCCGCGCAATGCCATCGTCCACAAGGTGCCGGACGGCCTGACGGCGGAACAGGCAGCCTACGTGGAACCGTTGGGCTGTGCGCTCCATGCGGTGGAACGCGGCGAGATTGAAGTTGGCGATACCGTAGTGGTTGCCGGGCTTGGCAACATTGGCCTCTGCATGCTACAGGCGGCACGACTCTACTCACCCGGCAAGCTCATCGGCATCGACCTGCACCCGCGGCGGCGGGCGCTGGCCACCGAGTTTGGCGCGGACGTGGTGTTGGACCCCACCGACCCCGGCGCGATGGAGGCAGTGCTCGACCTAACGGACGGCTACGGCTGCGACGTGTACATCGAGGCCACCGGCCACCCTTCCGGCGTGACGCAAGGGCTGGACATGGTGCGCAAGCTCGGCACGTTCGTCGAGTTCAGCGTGTTTGGGGATGACGTGGTAGCCGACTGGACCATCATCGGCGACCGCAAAGAGCTGAATATCCACGGCGCGCACCTCAGTCCATACACGTATCCATTGGCTATGGACCTCCTGCTGCAGGAGAAGGTCACCGTGGACCCCCTCATCAGCCATACGTTCCCCATCAGCGCGTTTCCGGATGCCATCGAGGCGGCGCATAATAATGCCGAGGGCATGAAGGTAATGATTGTACCGTGA